GGGATTCACGGTAATATTGATCAGGTAAAAATATTCTCGCTGCCGGATGAAGAGATCGCGCAGTTGCTGTCGGCTGAGACCCGCGGGTGGCTTCTGGGAGACAAGGCGTTTTCGGAGTCATTTTTTAATCTGCTCACGCCTTATGATTGTCTGCCGCAGGTGATGCGAATCGTGCAGACGCTCCGGGATTCGGACGCGCGTTTGTTTTCTGAATACAGCCAGCTGGCGATTGCGATTGCCTTGGTTTACGACGAATCCCCGCCGTCGTATTGGCCTCACTGGCAGGTATCCGAAAAGACGTTACCGCGGCGTTTGCCGGCTCCGCTGGATGCTTTCAAGTTTTTGGTGGATGCGGACCAACGGCGGGTGACGTTACAAAAACTGGGACAGTTGTCCGCCGGCGAATTGAAGTTCGTGGTCGATCTGGCCGCACCGGCAACCGAGCTTGCCTGGGCGCAACGCACGGTGAAGTTCCCTCTGGCTGACTTGGTTAAAAGCTATGAATCCGTTCGTTATCGGCATGACCGGATCGACGCGCGCGAATACGTTTGGACCGGTGCCAGCTATGATCTGGAGGAAATCCGTCGTGAGGGCGGAATTTGCGTGGATCAAGCTTACTACGCGACACAGGCGGGCAAGGCGAGGGGAGTGCCGACGCTGTTGTTTTCAGGCGCAGGGCAGGACGGACGGCACGCGTGGTTTGGCTATCTAGGAATAGGCCGTCAATGGGTGCTCGATGCCGGGCGTTACGCGGAGCAGCGATATGTGACCGGGGTCGCGTATGATCCGCAGACATGGCTGGAACTTTCGGATCATGAACTGGGGTTTTTGAGCGAGGGATTTCGACGGCTGTCGCCCTATCGCCAATCGTGGCAGCATCAGGTTTTCGCGGAACTCTATCTGCGCATGCACAAACCGGCCGCAGCTGCCGTGGCTGCACGCAAAGCGGTCAATTATGAGCGCCGAAATCTGGCGGCTTGGGATCTGTTGCTGGATGCCAGCGAAGGCGCGCCGGCACGCACGCGCGAGGGCTTGTTGATCGAAGCGGCCCAGGCGATGCAGCGTTATCCCGATCTCAATGGTCGTTATGTCCGCGCGCTGGTGGCGAGCTTGCGCGAACGCGGTGAAATCAGTGCGGCGGATTTGGAAGAGCGGACTTTGCTTCGTCGCAGTCGTGGCGGCGGCCGCACCGACATGGGGGTTGATCAGGCGGTCGCGGTCATGGCCAAATCATCGCCGGCTGATGACACGCGCACCTACCGTCAGGTGCTGCAACAATACGGACGAGGCGCCGGTGTGGATTTTTATGACCGCGTAACCGAACCCTTCGTTGCAAAGTTGATCACCGAAGAACGGAAGGTCGAAGCCGCGCAGATTATCGTGCAGACCCGTGCGGTGTTGAAACCGGATGCGGGCAGTCAGCTTGATCTCGAAATGAAAGATCTCGCCGACACGACCAAGTGATCAGGGCTCTCCGCTGATCGCTCCGGCGGCGATTGATAAAAAGGCAGCGAGCGCCGGATCAAGTGCCGCTGCCGATCGCCAGCCGATGACCAGACGGCTTTCCGGTCCCGGTCCATCAAGTGGACGAAAAACCACTTCGGGTGGCAGCTGCTTTGCCTCGGACGGACACATGAAGGTGGCTCCGATACCGGCGCGGACGAAGCCTACGCCGTTGGCGCGCGGCCACACTTCTTCTGCGATGCGCGGAGTGACGCCGGCGCGTGCGAAGGCTGCCAGAATCCGATCGTAGAAACCCGGGTTATAGGCTCGTGGAAATAACACGAACGGTGTCGCCGCGAGATCGCGCAATTGCAGTGAGGGTTTGGCGCTCAGCGCATGATCCGAGGGAAGTAGAATGCCGTTTTTCTCGCGAAGGAGCAGTTTGGTTTTGAGCCCCGGTGTGGGCGTTGCCTCCGGGTGGAAAAAACCGCAGGCAAGTTCGCCGGCCTGCAACGCAATCAGCTGGGTTGAGGTAGGCGATTCGTTGAGTTCGAGCCGTATCCCGGGGAATTTTTTATGAAACTCTCGCAGGATGGCCGGCAACACCGTGGCCATGGCAAGACCGGTAAATCCGACTTTGATGTGGCCGCTGCCGCCTTCGGCGAGCGCCTGCAGTTCGGATGGAATTTTTGAGAGTGATCGCAGAACCGGCTCTACCCGTTCCGCCAAGGCTTTGCCGGCTGCGGTCAGCTCAACACGGCGCCTTGAACGTGAAAAAAGGGGAGTGCCCAGCGCTATTTCTAGTTGGCCAATTTGCCTGCTTAGAGCGGGTTGAGCGATTGAAAGCGTTTCGGCCGCCTTGCGGAAATGAAGTTGCCGGGCCACCTCTCGAAAGTAAACGAGATGGCGTAGCTCATAATTAAACTGATACTCGCGAGGCATCACAGACGACTGAACAAGTATTTCTCAGGTATGCAAGATTCTGGTAGTATGATCTCCTTGTTTATGACCACGGGAGCTTGCTCCTGATAACCTCGACCACCCTGAACCATGGCTAAATCTCTTTTCCAAAAAGTCTGGGACGCCCACACCGTCCGCACTCTGGCTAACGGCCAGACCCAGCTGCTCATCGGCACGCACCTCATTCACGAGGTCACTTCTCCCCAGGCCTTCGGCATGTTGCGCGATCTCGGCCTGAAGGTCGCCTACCCGCACCGCACGTTCGCGACGGTTGACCACATCATCCCGACCAACGAATTGGTCGAGCCCTACGCCGACACGCTCGCCCAGGCCATGATGGACGAGATCCGTAAAAACTGTGCCGAATACGGTGTCACCTTCTTTGACCGCGCCAGCGGCAAGCAGGGCGTCGTGCACATCGTCGGTCCCGAGCAGGGCATCACCCAGCCCGGCACCACCATCGCCTGCGGCGACTCTCACACGTCCACCCACGGCGCGTTCGGCGCGATCGCCTTCGGCATCGGCACGAGCCAGGTTCGCGACGTGCTCGCCACGCAGACCATGGCCCTCGGCGCCCTCAAGGTTCGCCGCATCGAGGTCAACGGCAAGCTGCGCCCCGGCGTTTACGCCAAGGACGTCATTCTCCACATCATCCGCCTCACCGGCGTGAACGGCGGCACCGGCTTCGCCTATGAATACGCGGGCAGCACCTTCGATGGCTTCACCATGGAAGAGCGCATGACCGTGTGTAACATGTCCATCGAGGGCGGCGCCCGCGTTGGCTACGTCAACCCCGACCAGACCACCTTCGATTATCTCAAGGGCCGTCCTTATTCGCCCACGGGCGCCGCTTGGGATGCCGCCGTCGAGAGCTGGAAGTCCTACGCTTCCGATCCGGGCGCGACCTACGACGACGTCATGAAAATCGACGCCGCCGACATCGCTCCGAGCGTTACTTGGGGCATCAATCCCGGCCAGGGCATCTCGATCACCGAGAATATCCCCAGCCCGGAGACCGCCACCTCCGCTGACGAGAAGGCCGGCATCATCGAGGCGCTCGAATACATGAAGCTCCCTGCCGGCAAGCCGATCAAGGGCACAAAGATCAACGTCGCCTTCCTTGGCTCCTGCACCAACGGCCGTCTCTCCGACTTCCGCGAGGTCGCCAAATACATCAAGGGCCATAAGGTCGCCGCTGGCGTTAAAGCCATCGCCGTCCCCGGTTCGCAGATCGTCGCCCTCCAGTGCGAAAAAGAAGGCATCGACAAGGTTCTCGTCGACGCCGGTTTCGAATGGCGCGCTGCCGGTTGCTCCATGTGTCTCGCTATGAATCCTGACAAGCTCATCGGCGACCAGCTCTGCGCCTCGTCGTCCAACCGCAACTTCAAGGGCCGCCAAGGTTCCATCACCGGTCGCACCGTGCTGATGAGCCCGGTCATGGTCGCCGCCGCCGCCGTCACCGGCGTGGTGTCCGACGCCCGCGAGGTCTTCTCGGTCAACTAAACCCAAAAGCTACTCTTACTTTAAAATAAAATGGCTCTCGCAAAAATCACCTCCGTCACCGGCCGCGCGGTCAACGTGCCCGGCAACGACATCGACACCGACCGTATCATCCCGGCGCGCTTCATGAAGTGCGTCACCTTCGATGGTCTCGGCGAATTCGTCTTCTTCGACGTCCGCCACGACCCGCAAGGCAACAAGATCGACCACCCGATCGATCGCCCCGAGCACAAGGGCGCGACGATCCTCCTCTCCGGCGCCAACTTCGGCTGCGGTTCCTCCCGTGAGCACGCCCCGCAGGCCATCTCCAAGGCCGGCTTCAAGGCGATCATCGCCGAGAACTTCGCCGAGATTTTCTTCGGCAACAGCACCACGCTCGGCATGCCTTGCGTGACCGCCAGCCGTGAAGATATCGCCAAGATCGCCGCCGCTGTGGAAAAGGATCCGCAAGTCGAAGTCACCATCGACCTCGAAAAGCTGGAAGCCCGTTTTGCCGGCCAGTCCGTGAAGATCGCCCAGCGCGAATCCGCCCGCGACGCGCTCGTGAATGGTCGTTGGGATGCCATCGGCGAGCTCATCGATGGCCTGCCCAGCGTGCGAGTCACCGCCGGCAAACTGCCCTACATGGCCGCTTCCTAAAGCGTCTTAGCGGCACAAGCTTGCGCCGTTGCAACCGGCAGGTCTTCGTAGGCCTGCCGGTTTTTTTGTGACTTAAGCCTGTGGTCGGGGTCACTACCGCAACCATTTCCATGTTTTTCGCTGTCATTGATATCTTCAAGGGGGCTGACGTCCTCATCTATCCGCTCGCGGTGTGCTCCATCGCGCTCGTGTTTATTCTCGTGGAACGCGGCTACGCATTGCGCAGCTCGGCGATTCTTCCCGATGACTTGGTCGATGCGATTGTGGCGGGCCGTCCGATCAGCGGAGGTGCGCATTCCGTGTTGTCCCGTATCGTGGCTTTCTCTGAACAGCATCCCGCCGATCCTGATGCGACCAAAGCCTTCGCCCGTCTCGAAATTGTCCGCATGGAGCGCGGCATTCCTTATCTCGATGTGATCTACGCCGGCGCGCCGCTGATCGGTCTGACCGGCACGGTGTGGTCGCTCATTCGCGTGTTCTCCAGTATTTCCGGCGAGAGCGGCATGCCTGATCCGGCTAAGTTTACCAGCGGCGTCTCGCTGGCGCTATCGGCCACCGTGATCGGTTTGATCATCGCGGTGCCAGCTCTGGTCGGCGGTGGCATCCTGCAACGCCGTGTGGAAAAATACGCCGCGCAAATCGACGTGCTGCTCGAGCGCATTCTGGCCCGTAACTCCGCCAAATAACCGCACCATGAGCGGACTTTACCAACGCCGGCGCAAGCGTCCCGAGCTCAATCTCGTGCCGCTGATCGACGTGCTCGTGATGCTCGTTTTCTTCTCGTTTGTGACGATGCAGTTTCGTTCATCGGCCACGCTTAACATCACGCTGCCCAAGGTGGAAACCGCCGGTAAAAACGAATTCAAGGGAACGGTCACCATCGGTATCGGCGCCGATGGCACGCTCTCTTTCAACGGCAAGCAGGCGAGCGAGGCGCAACTGGCCGAGCTTCTTCGTCAGGTGCGCGATCTCGACAAGGACACGCCGGTGCTCATTCGCGCCGACGAAACCACGCCGCTGAAGACACTGACCTTTGTGATGGATGCCTGCCGCAAGACCGGTCTCAACCGGTTCAGCCTGCAGAGCCGCTGAGCTTGCGTTTCGCGAGCCAGCCGCGTGCGAATTCAAACACGATGGGCAGCACTGAAACCACGATGATGGCCATAATCACCAGACCGAAATTTTTCTTCACGAGCGGCAGATTGCCGAAGAAGAATCCCAGATAAGTGAAGGCGTAGATCCAGATGAAGCCGCCGACGACATTGAACATGAAGAAGCGGCGGTAAGTCATCGCACCGACACCGGCGACGAAGGGAACGAAGGTGCGCACGATGGGCACGAAGCGCGCGAGGATGATGGCGCGGCCGCCGTAGCGTTCGAAAAACTGATGGGCACGTTCGAGATGTTTTTTGCGCAGCCAGATGGAGTCTTCGCGACGAAAAACGGCAGGGCCGATTTTGTTGCCGATCCAATAGTTGAGCGAATCACCGAGCACTGCGGCGATGAACAACAGGAAGGCCATCAGGTGCACGTTCAGCCCGGACTCGGGCAGGGCGGCGAGTGCACCGGCAGCAAAGAGAAGGGAATCGCCGGGCAGCAGCGGCATGACTACCAGACCGGTTTCGGCAAAGATGATCAGGAAGAGGACGCCGTAGGTCCACATGCCGTAATCACGGATGATTTCGGACAGGTGTGCATCGATGTGGAGGATGAAGTCTACGAGCTTCTTGAGCAGATCAATCATGGGAATGGGACGAAAGAGGAAGGGGCGGCGGGCTTACGCCAAGACACAAAAAAGGCAGGCAGTTAAATACTGCCTGCCTTTTTTGAAAAACGATCTGAAAAATCAGACGTCGGGCTTGGTCTTGCGAAGGCCGGAAACGCGTTCGCCTTCTTTCCACTGACCGCGCTTCTTGAGGATGGCGACGCGCTCGAAGCGCTTCAGGACATTGCGCTTGATGACGAGACCGTTGGCGCCTTGGAGACTTTTGTGCTGTGACATGGTATTAAAAAAAGTGGGTTCTGACTCGTTAAAGGGTCAGTTACTAAGAGTTCTCTCGTGCCCATGACAAGTATTTTTCTGCAACATGTTCAGCCTTTACCACAATCCACTCGGGAGTCTGGTAGGGATGACGTGCATGGAGCCATGTCTCCAACAGGCTGATTTTGGCCAATAACACCTTGAAGGTCAGTCGATACTCCTCGGTTTTCTCAGGTTTGCCCTGCCAGATATAATGGGACGTGATCGGGCCGTCGATTTGCACGCAAGCAGCCAAATGCGAGGCCACGGCGGAAGCGGCCAGTGTTTCGGCCATGACCTTGGTGGGCACGGTGGTCCAGGCGATGAGCATGTGCGTATAGCGCGCATGACTCTGGCGCGACGCAACGTTGGAGCAGGGGAAATATACCCTTGACCGGTCCAAGCGTGCTCTGTGCTATCGGCTTTTTATCGCCGCCAACCACGCCCACGCCTGACCATGAGAGACGACTATCTTAAAGAAGCCCACAAAGTCATTCCGGACGCCAACATCTTGATCAACGTGGTCTCGCGCCGCGTTAAGCAGCTCCGCCGCGGTCAACGCGCCCTCGTGGAGTCCCTCGAGAAGCTCTCCCCTGAAGATATCGCCCTGCGCGAAATCATCGAGGGTAAGATCACTTACCAAGAGGCCGCCAACTAACGGCCGTCGCGGCGGGATCGACCCGCACGCCCACGGGTCATTCCGTGCCAAGCGGGAATCACCGCGGTTTAAACAACCGCCTTTTTGATTCTTCACTTCGCGCGGAGTGACTTTTTTTATAGCTTCTCACCGGGCCCCGACGCCCCTGTTTTTATGTCCGCCCAGAAAAAAGATTCCAAACGCTTCACGGAAGTCCGCAACGCCAAGGCGCTGCGTGATTATCATGTGGAAGAACGGTTCGAGGCGGGCGTCGCGTTGCAAGGCACGGAGGTGAAGGCGATTCGCGCCGGTCGCGCGCAGATCAGCGATGCCTTCGGTAAATTTGAAAAAGGCGAGCTGTGGTTGTTCAACGCACACATCGACGAATACGCGTTCGGCAATCTCAACAACCATGCGGCGCGTCGCACCCGCAAATTGCTTTTGCACAGTCATCAGATCCGCAAGATCGCGCAGGCCATGCAGGTCGGTGGTCGCGTGCTGGTGCCGCTGCGCATGTATTTCAAGGAAGCACTGGTCAAGGTCGAGGTCGCCATCTGCATCGGCAAACAACTCCACGACAAGCGCGACGACCTGCGTAAAAAAGCCGAGATGACGGAAGTCGCCAAAATCATCAAAACCACCCGTCGCGCATGAGCACTCTTCTTTCGACCGTGACCGTCCGCGTGCCGGGCAGCACCTCCAACTGCGGCGCGGGATTCGACACCCTAGGCCTCGCGTTGCAGATCTACAACCAGGTGACGTTGACCCGCGTCGACGGTGATGCGCCGCGACCGGTGACGGCAGCCGACGGGCGCGCCCAAGCAATGGTGGAGACTTCCGCGGCGGCTTTTTTTGCCGCGGCCCGCATTCGCCCCTTTGGATTTTCGTATCAGATAACTGGAGACGTGCCGCCCGCCCGCGGACTGGGCTCCAGCGTTACCGTGATCGGCGGCGTGCTGGGCGGCTTGAATGCGCTTTCGGGCGTGTCGCTTTCGGGGCATCAATTGGTGGCCATCGCGACGGCGATTGAAGGACATCCCGATAATGCCGCGGCGGGTATTCTCGGTGGCTTTTGCGTGGCGCGCTGTGATGCCACGACCGGTGCGTATGTCGATACCGTGCGCGTCGAACTCCCGGAGGAGCTGGCCTTCGTGGCCACGTCTCCCGATGTGGAAATGCTCACCAAGGAATCCCGTGGAGTCCTCCCGGCTACGCTTCCGTATTTCGATGCGGTGAAGAGCATCAACAGCACGGCCTACCTGGTGGCGGCCATGGTTTCGGGCGAATACGAGCGTCTGCGTCATTCGGTGACCGATTACATGCACGAGCCCTATCGTTTGCCGCGTATTCCCGGCGGTCGGTCTGCCATCACGGCGGGTGTGGCGGCGGGCGCTTACACCGGTTGGTTGAGCGGCAGCGGATCGACTGTGCTCTGCGTGGCGCCGAAGTCGGTTGCCGGCGAGGTGGCGCGTGCGATGCAGGCGGCGTTTACCGAAGCCGGCCTGACCAGCACCGCGCGCGTGTTGTCGGCCGATAACACCGGGTTAACGGTGGAGTGACACAGCGCCCGGACGAAGGGGCGAAGGTGCATCGGCCGGCCAGTGCTGTTCGATCAGCGAGGCGAGTTGCTGCCAGCGAAACGGCTTGGCGAGAATGCCTTTGAAGCAAGCCATGCGCGCGATGTCGGAATCCTCATCGAGTGCGTGGCCGGTGATGAGAACGCAAGGAGGCGCGATCGCGGAGCGGGCGATGGCGCCACGAATCAATTCAATGCCGTTTAGATGCGGCATGTAATAGTCGGTCACCAGCATGCCAATATCCAGGAGGGGGATCGTTTCGAGCGCGGTCACCGGATTGCTGAACGTGAGGATCGGACACTGAAAGTGTTCACCCAACAAGCGGCCTAAAAGATCGGTGAACGACATTTCGTCGTCTACGATCACGATGGCTTTACCCGCTTGATCTTCCACGGTCCAAAATGTGCAGGCGGTGTGGAGTCTGGGCAAATGCAATCAAACGTAACCGGAGATTGCCTTGGCGCCGGCACTCGCGTGATTTGTGCGTTCCTGCGCCGCTATGCTGCACATCGTCCTTTTCCAGCCAGAGATTCCTCAAAACACCGGTAACATCGGTCGCATGTGTGCGCTCACGAAGTCGCGGCTGCATTTGATTCATCCGCTCGGCTACGAGATTACGGACAAACATCTCAAGCGCGCCGGCATGGACTACTGGCATTCGCTCGACGTGCATCACCACGCGGACTGGGCGGCGTTCAAAGCCAGTCCGTCAGGCCCGAAGCGCTTGTGGTTGTTCACTACAAAGACGACGCAGAGTTATTGGGACGCGAGTTTCACCGACGAAGACGGCCTGGTGTTTGGCAACGAAGGCCACGGCGCGCCGGAGTGGTTGCACGAGGAGTTCGGCGCGGATCGCCGGCTGACGATCCCGCATGCGAACCACGAGCTGCGCTCGCTCAACCTGAGCACAGCGGCCGGCATCGCCTGTTATGAGGCGCTGCGGCAGACGAAGCTGATCGGCTGATTATTTGGCAGCTGCCGGGATGAACCCGCGCTGTTTGAGCCAGAAAAGGCAGTCGGCATCCCACGGCGGCGCGATCTTGTTGTGCATCGGCAAGCCGAGTCCGTGGTGGCCATTTTGGTAGATGTGCAGATCGAACGGCACGCCGGCCTTGCGCAACGCGGAGGCGAAGAGCAGGGCATTTTCCACGGGGACAGCCTGGTCTTCGACCGTGTGCCAGATGAAGCAGGGTGGAGTTTCTTTCGTGACCTGGAGCTCGTTGGAAAGAAAGCGAACGAGGTCTTCGGGCGGGTTTTTGCCGAGTAGATTATGCTTGGAACCTTGGTGGGTGAATTCGCCGAGCGTGATTACAGGGTAGCAAAGAATGCCGAGGTCGGGCCGCGAACTCTCACGTTCGATAGCATCGGTAGCGTCGGCTTGGCCGGCGTCGAAGTGGGTGAGGAGTGTCGAGGCGAGATGGCCGCCGGCGGAGGAACCGATGATGCCGATGCGAGCGGGATCGAGTCCGTCACGTTTGGCGAAGGAGCGGACCATGCGCAGAGCGCGGGCGGCGTCGTTAAGCATTACCGGATGGTGATAGCCGTGGGTGCCGAGCCGGTATTGCAGCACGTAGCAGGTGATGCCTTGCGCGACGAACCAGTCCGCGTAGCCCTTGCCTTCGTGGCCGGCGAGACCGCCGTAGCCGCCACCGGGCAGGATAAGCATGGTGGCACCGTTGCGTTTTTCAGGCGCGGGCAAATATGCGGTGAGCGTGGGGATGTCCTGTGGTTTATCACCGAGGGCACCGGGTGCAGCGGAAGGCCAAAGGGGCAGCGGGGCGGCGTTCATGGAGGAAAAAGCGCTAGATAAGAGCAGGCCAATGACGAGCAGATAACGTGGGGTCATGCGCGCAGGCTGGACATGTGTGCGTGCAGCGAAAACAAGAAACCTCGCCCAATGCCTGTTATTCCGCGCGACCTCCCCATCTACGAACTCGAGAAAAACCTCGTGGCGACGCTGCGCGCGCAAGGACGGCTCATCGTGCAGGCGCCGACGGGTTCAGGCAAATCGACGCAGCTGCCGCAGATGTTGCGGGCGCATGGTTTCTTGGAAAAAGGCGAAGTTGTCGTGCTGCAACCGCGCCGGCTGGCGGCGCGCATGTTGGCGAAACGCGTGGCCGAGGAAGTGGGCTGCGCACTCGGCGACGAGGTGGGTTACCAGATCCGGTTGGAGTCGCGGGTGTCGGCCAAGACGAAGATCCGTTTTGTGACCGAGGGAATTTTGCTCCGGCAGATGTCGTTTGATGCGACGTTGAAGGGCATCGC
This portion of the Rariglobus hedericola genome encodes:
- a CDS encoding LysR family transcriptional regulator, encoding MPREYQFNYELRHLVYFREVARQLHFRKAAETLSIAQPALSRQIGQLEIALGTPLFSRSRRRVELTAAGKALAERVEPVLRSLSKIPSELQALAEGGSGHIKVGFTGLAMATVLPAILREFHKKFPGIRLELNESPTSTQLIALQAGELACGFFHPEATPTPGLKTKLLLREKNGILLPSDHALSAKPSLQLRDLAATPFVLFPRAYNPGFYDRILAAFARAGVTPRIAEEVWPRANGVGFVRAGIGATFMCPSEAKQLPPEVVFRPLDGPGPESRLVIGWRSAAALDPALAAFLSIAAGAISGEP
- the leuC gene encoding 3-isopropylmalate dehydratase large subunit, which produces MAKSLFQKVWDAHTVRTLANGQTQLLIGTHLIHEVTSPQAFGMLRDLGLKVAYPHRTFATVDHIIPTNELVEPYADTLAQAMMDEIRKNCAEYGVTFFDRASGKQGVVHIVGPEQGITQPGTTIACGDSHTSTHGAFGAIAFGIGTSQVRDVLATQTMALGALKVRRIEVNGKLRPGVYAKDVILHIIRLTGVNGGTGFAYEYAGSTFDGFTMEERMTVCNMSIEGGARVGYVNPDQTTFDYLKGRPYSPTGAAWDAAVESWKSYASDPGATYDDVMKIDAADIAPSVTWGINPGQGISITENIPSPETATSADEKAGIIEALEYMKLPAGKPIKGTKINVAFLGSCTNGRLSDFREVAKYIKGHKVAAGVKAIAVPGSQIVALQCEKEGIDKVLVDAGFEWRAAGCSMCLAMNPDKLIGDQLCASSSNRNFKGRQGSITGRTVLMSPVMVAAAAVTGVVSDAREVFSVN
- the leuD gene encoding 3-isopropylmalate dehydratase small subunit, which encodes MALAKITSVTGRAVNVPGNDIDTDRIIPARFMKCVTFDGLGEFVFFDVRHDPQGNKIDHPIDRPEHKGATILLSGANFGCGSSREHAPQAISKAGFKAIIAENFAEIFFGNSTTLGMPCVTASREDIAKIAAAVEKDPQVEVTIDLEKLEARFAGQSVKIAQRESARDALVNGRWDAIGELIDGLPSVRVTAGKLPYMAAS
- a CDS encoding MotA/TolQ/ExbB proton channel family protein — encoded protein: MFFAVIDIFKGADVLIYPLAVCSIALVFILVERGYALRSSAILPDDLVDAIVAGRPISGGAHSVLSRIVAFSEQHPADPDATKAFARLEIVRMERGIPYLDVIYAGAPLIGLTGTVWSLIRVFSSISGESGMPDPAKFTSGVSLALSATVIGLIIAVPALVGGGILQRRVEKYAAQIDVLLERILARNSAK
- a CDS encoding ExbD/TolR family protein translates to MSGLYQRRRKRPELNLVPLIDVLVMLVFFSFVTMQFRSSATLNITLPKVETAGKNEFKGTVTIGIGADGTLSFNGKQASEAQLAELLRQVRDLDKDTPVLIRADETTPLKTLTFVMDACRKTGLNRFSLQSR
- a CDS encoding DedA family protein — its product is MDLLKKLVDFILHIDAHLSEIIRDYGMWTYGVLFLIIFAETGLVVMPLLPGDSLLFAAGALAALPESGLNVHLMAFLLFIAAVLGDSLNYWIGNKIGPAVFRREDSIWLRKKHLERAHQFFERYGGRAIILARFVPIVRTFVPFVAGVGAMTYRRFFMFNVVGGFIWIYAFTYLGFFFGNLPLVKKNFGLVIMAIIVVSVLPIVFEFARGWLAKRKLSGSAG
- a CDS encoding small basic protein, with protein sequence MSQHKSLQGANGLVIKRNVLKRFERVAILKKRGQWKEGERVSGLRKTKPDV
- the cutA gene encoding divalent-cation tolerance protein CutA — translated: MLIAWTTVPTKVMAETLAASAVASHLAACVQIDGPITSHYIWQGKPEKTEEYRLTFKVLLAKISLLETWLHARHPYQTPEWIVVKAEHVAEKYLSWARENS
- a CDS encoding DNA-directed RNA polymerase subunit omega, with amino-acid sequence MRDDYLKEAHKVIPDANILINVVSRRVKQLRRGQRALVESLEKLSPEDIALREIIEGKITYQEAAN
- the smpB gene encoding SsrA-binding protein SmpB — protein: MSAQKKDSKRFTEVRNAKALRDYHVEERFEAGVALQGTEVKAIRAGRAQISDAFGKFEKGELWLFNAHIDEYAFGNLNNHAARRTRKLLLHSHQIRKIAQAMQVGGRVLVPLRMYFKEALVKVEVAICIGKQLHDKRDDLRKKAEMTEVAKIIKTTRRA
- the thrB gene encoding homoserine kinase translates to MSTLLSTVTVRVPGSTSNCGAGFDTLGLALQIYNQVTLTRVDGDAPRPVTAADGRAQAMVETSAAAFFAAARIRPFGFSYQITGDVPPARGLGSSVTVIGGVLGGLNALSGVSLSGHQLVAIATAIEGHPDNAAAGILGGFCVARCDATTGAYVDTVRVELPEELAFVATSPDVEMLTKESRGVLPATLPYFDAVKSINSTAYLVAAMVSGEYERLRHSVTDYMHEPYRLPRIPGGRSAITAGVAAGAYTGWLSGSGSTVLCVAPKSVAGEVARAMQAAFTEAGLTSTARVLSADNTGLTVE
- a CDS encoding response regulator; protein product: MEDQAGKAIVIVDDEMSFTDLLGRLLGEHFQCPILTFSNPVTALETIPLLDIGMLVTDYYMPHLNGIELIRGAIARSAIAPPCVLITGHALDEDSDIARMACFKGILAKPFRWQQLASLIEQHWPADAPSPLRPGAVSLHR
- a CDS encoding tRNA (cytidine(34)-2'-O)-methyltransferase, coding for MLHIVLFQPEIPQNTGNIGRMCALTKSRLHLIHPLGYEITDKHLKRAGMDYWHSLDVHHHADWAAFKASPSGPKRLWLFTTKTTQSYWDASFTDEDGLVFGNEGHGAPEWLHEEFGADRRLTIPHANHELRSLNLSTAAGIACYEALRQTKLIG
- a CDS encoding alpha/beta hydrolase: MNAAPLPLWPSAAPGALGDKPQDIPTLTAYLPAPEKRNGATMLILPGGGYGGLAGHEGKGYADWFVAQGITCYVLQYRLGTHGYHHPVMLNDAARALRMVRSFAKRDGLDPARIGIIGSSAGGHLASTLLTHFDAGQADATDAIERESSRPDLGILCYPVITLGEFTHQGSKHNLLGKNPPEDLVRFLSNELQVTKETPPCFIWHTVEDQAVPVENALLFASALRKAGVPFDLHIYQNGHHGLGLPMHNKIAPPWDADCLFWLKQRGFIPAAAK